A genomic window from Brassica oleracea var. oleracea cultivar TO1000 chromosome C8, BOL, whole genome shotgun sequence includes:
- the LOC106310035 gene encoding RING-H2 finger protein ATL72, with amino-acid sequence MTSASELFSTRRSRPGRSDPDLESDPSLYRHHHHRRHGIHHHNHRHDSDGCDSPRRFSPRLQRFCHHLGLPERRPARDVQGTPQYLESESNSLGNLNGSERLPGSVLLARARLVQRLRGVSLSTNRSVQMESSFHSTDRVQVSYECNKKPHGLTQGAINGLHRQTFSSAGVKTERRDCSICLESFTNGDMLISLPCTHSFHSSCLNPWLKACGDCPYCRRAIAK; translated from the exons ATGACGAGCGCATCAGAACTCTTCTCTACTCGAAGATCGCGTCCGGGCAGATCCGACCCGGATTTAGAATCAGACCCTTCTCTGTATCGACACCATCATCATCGCCGTCACGGAATCCATCATCATAATCACCGTCACGATTCCGACGGCTGTGATTCTCCCCGGCGTTTTTCGCCGCGTCTCCAACGCTTCTGTCACCATCTTGGCCTTCCT GAACGTAGACCTGCTCGTGACGTTCAAGGCACTCCACAGTATTTGGAAAGTGAAAGTAACAGTTTAGGAAACCTAAATGGATCCGAGAGGCTTCCTGGATCTGTTCTTCTCGCAAGGGCAAGACTTGTCCAAAGATTGAGAGGCGTTTCTTTGTCTACCAACAGGTCTGTACAGATGGAATCCTCATTTCATTCCACAGATAGGGTTCAAGTGTCTTATGAATGTAACAAGAAGCCACATGGTCTCACACAAGGTGCCATTAATGGTTTACACCGGCAAACTTTTAGCTCAGCCGGTGTTAAAACCGAGAGGAGAGATTGCAGCATATGTTTAGAGAGTTTCACTAACGGTGACATGCTTATATCCTTGCCATGTACCCACAGTTTCCATTCGTCGTGCTTAAACCCTTGGCTTAAAGCTTGTGGAGATTGCCCTTATTGCCGTAGAGCCATAGCTAAATGA
- the LOC106307937 gene encoding uncharacterized protein LOC106307937 has protein sequence MEMEKKQGFFSALRDEVIRSFTPSRSRPRSRSASPSRSNSHMKALLWGRKKLLASSGCSRAAGGYHLASQPEPLIGRSESLRPVIEGPVPDNDETQTDSKRIGSGLGHWVKGQMSRAPSVASTRSDLRLPLGVLGAPLAPIKVSSSIRDSPIVETSTAHYILQQYTAASGGQKLQNSVKNAYAYGKVKMITSELETPTRTVRNRNPTKPETGGFVLWQMNPDMWYVELSVGSSKVRAGCNGKLVWRHTPWLGSHTANGPVRPLRRALQGLDPRTTAAIFAGSKCVGEKKVNGEDCFILKLCTDPGTLKARSEGPAEIVRHILFGYFSQRTGLLVQIEDSQLIRIQSNSGDAVYWETTINSSLEDYRQVEGIMIAHSGRSVVTLFRFGEVAMSHTRTKMEERWTIEEVAFNVPGLSQDCFIPPADLRSSSLLTEACEYSDREEKGKSSIVLAAHRAKVAALEKGKLGNDHPVWHIDV, from the exons ATGGAAATGGAGAAGAAGCAAGGATTTTTCTCAGCGCTCAGAGACGAAGTCATCAGAAGCTTTACCCCTTCTCGCTCCAGACCACGTTCTCGTTCCGCGAGCCCGTCCCGCTCAAACTCACACATGAAGGCTCTTCTCTGGGGCAGGAAGAAGCTACTCGCAAGCTCCGGATGCAGCCGCGCCGCCGGAGGATATCACCTAGCTTCGCAACCGGAGCCGTTGATCGGAAGATCGGAGAGCCTAAGACCTGTAATCGAAGGTCCTGTTCCAGATAACGACGAAACTCAAACGGATTCGAAACGAATCGGGTCGGGTCTAGGTCACTGGGTCAAAGGCCAGATGTCACGTGCTCCCTCCGTGGCTTCTACGAGGTCCGACTTAAGGCTCCCCCTCGGCGTCTTGGGAGCTCCTCTCGCACCTATTAAAGTCTCTTCCTCCATCAGAGACTCTCCCATCGTT GAAACTTCAACTGCACACTACATTCTGCAACAGTACACGGCGGCTTCAGGCGGCCAGAAGCTACAAAACTCCGTCAAAAACGCTTATGCTTATGGTAAGGTCAAGATGATAACCTCAGAGCTCGAAACTCCGACGAGAACTGTCCGTAACCGAAACCCGACAAAGCCTGAAACGGGAGGTTTTGTCCTCTGGCAGATGAATCCCGACATGTGGTATGTTGAGCTCTCTGTTGGTAGTAGTAAGGTTCGTGCTGGCTGTAATGGGAAGCTTGTTTGGAGACACACTCCTTGGCTCGGTTCCCACACTGCTAATGGACCCGTCAGGCCACTTCGCCGTGCACTTCAG GGACTTGATCCGAGAACTACTGCTGCTATCTTTGCTGGGTCGAAATGTGTGGGAGAGAAGAAAGTGAACGGTGAAGATTGTTTCATTCTGAAGCTGTGTACTGACCCTGGAACACTTAAGGCGAGGAGTGAAGGACCAGCGGAGATCGTGAGACACATTCTCTTCGGTTACTTCAGCCAAAGGACAGGACTTTTGGTTCAAATCGAGGATTCTCAGCTGATCCGGATCCAGTCTAACAGTGGTGATGCTGTTTACTGGGAGACCACGATCAACTCGTCTCTGGAGGATTATAGACAAGTGGAAGGGATCATGATTGCTCACTCTGGACGCTCTGTTGTTACCCTTTTTAGATTCGGGGAAGTTGCGATGAGCCACACTAGGACAAAGATGGAGGAAAGATGGACCATTGAAGAGGTTGCTTTCAATGTTCCTGGTCTGTCTCAAGACTGCTTTATCCCACCGGCTGATCTTAGGTCTAGTTCTTTACTAACCGAGGCGTGTGAGTACTCGGATCGAGAAGAGAAAGGGAAGAGCTCGATCGTGTTGGCAGCTCATAGAGCTAAAGTTGCAGCATTGGAGAAAGGAAAGTTAGGCAATGACCACCCGGTATGGCATATTGATGTCTGA